One window from the genome of Aneurinibacillus sp. REN35 encodes:
- a CDS encoding nucleoside deaminase, whose protein sequence is MQPNTFILQAIDLARENVKRKHGRPFGAVIVKDGEVIATGVNDILDTHDPTAHAEMQAIRQASQFLQTPRLTGCEMYASGQPCPMCLSAMHLSGIKAVYFAYSNEQATAFGLSTSNVYEQMTLPIEKQSLPIQQIKVTADAEHPYEMWSALKAK, encoded by the coding sequence ATGCAGCCGAATACATTCATCCTGCAAGCTATTGATTTAGCAAGGGAAAATGTAAAGCGAAAACACGGCCGTCCGTTTGGAGCCGTTATTGTAAAGGATGGGGAGGTCATTGCAACGGGAGTAAATGATATTTTGGACACGCATGATCCTACTGCGCATGCTGAGATGCAGGCGATTCGTCAAGCCTCTCAATTCTTACAGACACCACGGCTAACCGGTTGCGAAATGTATGCGAGCGGGCAGCCCTGTCCCATGTGTCTAAGCGCGATGCACCTCTCTGGAATAAAAGCGGTGTACTTTGCTTATTCCAATGAACAGGCGACCGCATTTGGCCTGTCTACAAGCAATGTGTATGAACAAATGACGCTGCCGATTGAAAAGCAGTCGTTACCCATTCAGCAGATCAAGGTGACAGCAGATGCCGAGCACCCATATGAAATGTGGAGTGCGTTAAAGGCAAAGTAA